One genomic window of Acomys russatus chromosome 29, mAcoRus1.1, whole genome shotgun sequence includes the following:
- the Tex38 gene encoding testis-expressed protein 38, translating to MWISLCVGFLGLCSMLIGSFILFLHWRKNLQREERAQQWVEAMRASAFTYSPLLYWVNKRRHLGMNTAINTGPPAAITRTEPDILNPDSLWELGISEGRNYAVQDRSPEGEASGPLHNVPEVPKQPPPSTVPQSQTDSPLPLPIFQEVPFTLSLCHLPPMLNHSVSYPLADGPERNVHFYSFPTLAHGANCFKAKPFASEL from the exons A TGTGGATCTCCTTGTGCGTTGGATTCCTGGGGCTGTGCTCCATGCTAATAGGCAGCTTCATTCTCTTTCTGCACTGGAGGAAGaacttgcagagagaagagcGTGCCCAGCAGTGGGTGGAAGCGATGAGAGCCTCTGCGTTCACCTACAGCCCACTGCTGTACTGGGTAAACAAGAGGAGGCACCTTGGCATGAATACAGCCATTAACACAGGCCCTCCCGCTGCTATAACCAGGACGGAGCCGGACATTCTGAATCCAGATTCTCTGTGGGAGCTGGGCATCTCTGAAGGCAGGAACTATGCTGTGCAAGACCGAAGCCCTGAGGGTGAAGCCTCTGGTCCTTTGCACAATGTTCCAGAGGTCCCAAAGCAGCCCCCGCCTTCAACAGTGCCACAGTCTCAGACTGattccccactcccactccccatCTTTCAGGAGGTGCCATTTACTCTGTCCCTCTGCCACCTCCCTCCCATGCTCAACCACTCTGTCTCCTACCCTTTGGCTGACGGCCCTGAAAGGAATGTTCATTTCTATTCCTTCCCAACACTGGCCCATGGAGCAAACTGCTTTAAGGCCAAGCCTTTTGCTTCAGAACTGTAG